TGCCCTTGTCGCTCAGGCGGTCGCCAATGGTGGGGGCGGTTTGCGGTGGCAGCAGCGCCTGTTTTTTGGTGGGATCAAAAAGCCAGGTGCTTTGCATGGTGTTGACCGCATAGCCGTCTTGCGTCACATAGGCTTCGGGCTCATCCGGCTCGATGGATCGGCCTTGGGCGTCCAGTGCCACGATGTGGTGGGGCGCGTTGGCGTACACCGGGGTGCAGGCGCAGACCAGCCAGAAGTGGTTCAGAAACGAACCGCCAAAGGCCGACTGGAAGAAGTTGTCCGCCAGGGTGAAGCGCTGCGCCAGCTTCCACAGGCCCAGCGAGCTGCCGTCGTAGGTGCCCATCAGCAGGCCGCCGCTGTTGCCGTCGGCCACGAAGCGGTCGTTGCGCCCGCCATTGATCTGGCGCTGGTTGGCCCAGAAGGCGTGGATGGGGCTGAACATCGTGTCATTCAGGCCGACTTTGGGGTCGAGACGGAACGGGCCGTTCGGGATGGGGGCGCTCAGGCGTGCATCGGGCTTGCCGGATTTGTCGGCAACGGGCGGCGGCAGGACGGCGTAGGGCCGGTTGTTGGCATCCACCTGCACGACGCCCTGGCCCAGCGCCCGCGCATTGGCCACGCCGTTGGCACCGGGGTACAGGCCGAACAGGTGGTCGAAGCTGCGGTTCTCCAGGTAGACCACCACGATCTGGCCGATTTTGGCCAGTTGGGGGTCGGGTGCAGACGCTTGTTGGGCGGGCTGGTAGGTGCTGCAAGCGGACAGCAGCAAGGCGGTCGCCAGGGCGACGGGTCGTAAAGGCAGGCGCATCAAAGTCTCCTGTGGTGTAAGGATAAAAACGTAACGCACACGTGTGCAACGCAGTGCAAAAAAAGGGGTGTAGTGGCCCCGTTGGGCTGGCTTACAGGCTGGTGTGCCCGTAGCAGGTCTTCAGCTTGGTGTAGTCGTAGTAGTGGCTACCCGTCGCAAAACGTGCGCTGTCGCACGCGGCCTTGAAGTCGGTTTCTTTCTCGTTGTAGAGCATCTTGACCAGCACCGTGCCGCTGCTGTTCTTCACCACGTCCCACTGCATATTGGCCGCCATGGGGGCCACATAGTCACCGCGCCAGGGGTTGTTGGCGTAGCTGTACAGGCTGGCCAGGGGCTGCTGTTGCAGCACATTCTTCAGGCCCATCTTGGAGGCGAAGGGGATGACGATTTCGGCATGTGCAAAGCGCAGCTTGGCCACGTGGCCGAGGTTGCCTTTGGCAATGGCATCGACTTCGGTGAAGAAGTCGTCTTCCAGGATTTGCGCCATCTTCCAGGTCACGCTACCTTTTTCCAGGATGCCGGGGCCCATCTTGTAGAAGTCGGCCGCATCCTGGGTAAAGGCAAAGTACTGTGCCTGCGCCAGTGGCATGTAGCCGGAGAAATCGACCTTGGCCTCGCTCTTCATGGCCGGGGCAATCACGTACAGCTCGTACAGCAGGGAGGCGGCTTCGCCCAGGTTGCTGATGCCGGTTTTGCCGTCGCCCGCCAGGGTGCTGGTGAACTTGCCGTCGTCGCTGCTGTAGGTGAAGGTGCCGGTGTTGGCAAAGCTGTAGGTGC
This sequence is a window from Rhodoferax sp. WC2427. Protein-coding genes within it:
- the acpA gene encoding acid phosphatase, with the protein product MRLPLRPVALATALLLSACSTYQPAQQASAPDPQLAKIGQIVVVYLENRSFDHLFGLYPGANGVANARALGQGVVQVDANNRPYAVLPPPVADKSGKPDARLSAPIPNGPFRLDPKVGLNDTMFSPIHAFWANQRQINGGRNDRFVADGNSGGLLMGTYDGSSLGLWKLAQRFTLADNFFQSAFGGSFLNHFWLVCACTPVYANAPHHIVALDAQGRSIEPDEPEAYVTQDGYAVNTMQSTWLFDPTKKQALLPPQTAPTIGDRLSDKGIPWAYYGQDFNRAVAATQAGKGVASFSYHHQPLIAFKRFIDSAAERKAHLKDREDFMADVRGGTLPPVAFYKPTGGMNMHPGRGSVAAGDAEATEIVNAIMAGPQWKNTVVIVTTDENGGFWDHVAPPKGDRWGPGSRIPAIVVSPFSEGGHIDHTQYETVSILKLIEDRFGLAPLGTRDAKATSLARALKF